One stretch of Natronobacterium gregoryi SP2 DNA includes these proteins:
- a CDS encoding inorganic phosphate transporter, with product MVEIATIATFLIAALASLFMAWAIGAGSSGSTPFAPAVGANAISVMRAGFLVGILGFAGAVLQGANVSEAVGTELIDGVVLSPGAATIALIIAAALVAIGVFAGYPIATAFTVTGAVIGVGIAMGGDPAWAKYAEIATLWILTPFVGGGLAYAIARLLRAEPIAEEALIVVLAAFVGVLVANIEFAVLGGGGGDGASIAQAVSGPIPGPELVGVVVATLVMAALWALVIGYDLRNGLENGERHFLLVLGGLVAFSAGGSQVGLAIGPLIPLSGDVGLPLLALLVGGGFGLLLGSWTGAPRMIKAISQDYSSLGPRRSIAALIPSFIIAQAAVLYGIPVSFNEIIVSAIIGSGYAAASGSGGVSGRKMLFTVLAWIGSLAGSVIISYVGFTAFSFVF from the coding sequence ATGGTCGAAATCGCGACGATCGCCACGTTCCTGATCGCCGCCCTTGCGAGTCTCTTTATGGCCTGGGCGATCGGGGCTGGCTCGAGCGGGTCGACGCCGTTTGCTCCTGCGGTCGGTGCGAACGCTATTTCGGTGATGCGGGCCGGATTTCTCGTCGGTATTCTCGGGTTCGCCGGGGCGGTCCTGCAGGGAGCGAACGTCTCCGAGGCGGTCGGCACAGAACTGATCGACGGTGTCGTGTTGTCGCCTGGGGCGGCGACGATCGCGCTGATCATCGCTGCTGCGCTGGTCGCGATCGGTGTCTTCGCGGGCTACCCGATCGCGACGGCGTTTACCGTGACGGGCGCAGTCATCGGGGTTGGCATCGCCATGGGTGGCGATCCTGCCTGGGCGAAGTACGCCGAGATCGCGACGCTGTGGATCTTGACGCCGTTTGTCGGCGGCGGCCTCGCCTACGCGATCGCTCGCTTGCTGCGTGCCGAACCGATCGCCGAGGAGGCCCTGATCGTCGTGCTTGCCGCGTTCGTCGGCGTCCTCGTCGCCAACATCGAGTTCGCCGTCCTCGGTGGCGGAGGGGGTGACGGTGCGTCGATCGCCCAAGCCGTGAGCGGTCCGATTCCGGGTCCCGAGCTCGTCGGTGTCGTCGTCGCGACGCTGGTGATGGCGGCCCTCTGGGCACTCGTGATCGGATACGACCTGCGAAACGGCCTCGAGAACGGCGAACGGCACTTCTTGCTCGTCCTCGGCGGACTCGTCGCCTTCTCGGCGGGCGGGAGCCAGGTCGGGCTGGCGATCGGTCCGCTGATTCCGCTGTCGGGTGATGTCGGGTTGCCGCTGCTTGCCTTGCTCGTCGGCGGTGGCTTCGGGCTCTTGCTGGGATCGTGGACCGGCGCACCACGGATGATAAAGGCGATTTCACAGGACTACTCCTCGCTTGGTCCACGGCGATCGATCGCGGCGCTCATTCCCTCGTTTATCATCGCACAGGCAGCTGTCCTCTACGGGATTCCAGTCTCGTTCAACGAAATTATCGTCAGTGCGATCATCGGGAGTGGCTACGCTGCGGCTTCCGGCTCCGGCGGCGTCAGCGGCCGAAAGATGCTGTTTACCGTGCTCGCGTGGATCGGCTCGCTGGCCGGATCGGTCATCATCTCCTACGTCGGCTTTACCGCGTTCTCGTTCGTGTTTTGA